In one Prosthecochloris aestuarii DSM 271 genomic region, the following are encoded:
- a CDS encoding DUF4136 domain-containing protein: MKKVYSMVSFLLLLVLASCSSVSVVSDYDRVFDFSRFQTYRWPIAGEGIRQGDLLVQNPLVYKRVQSAVDRELQQKGFHRSSSESADFILHVHAGVKQVKSYQPHYGVAFPLRGGWYRPWWGAYGGFTSVSYYEEGTLVVDIIDAGTKDMVWRGMAKRIVRQYGSPEAMQKDIDDAVRRVLAEFPPLRQ; this comes from the coding sequence ATGAAAAAGGTTTACTCAATGGTGTCATTTTTACTGCTGCTTGTTCTCGCATCATGTTCAAGCGTTTCAGTTGTTTCGGATTACGACAGGGTTTTCGATTTCAGCCGATTCCAGACCTATCGCTGGCCGATAGCGGGAGAAGGCATCAGGCAGGGTGACCTGCTTGTTCAGAATCCTCTGGTCTACAAAAGGGTCCAGAGTGCTGTCGACCGGGAGCTTCAGCAGAAAGGTTTTCACAGGAGTTCGTCAGAGAGTGCCGATTTCATCCTTCATGTGCACGCAGGAGTCAAACAGGTCAAAAGCTATCAGCCGCACTATGGGGTGGCATTTCCTTTACGGGGAGGCTGGTACCGTCCCTGGTGGGGAGCCTATGGAGGCTTCACCTCTGTGAGTTACTATGAAGAAGGCACCCTGGTTGTTGATATCATCGATGCCGGTACTAAAGATATGGTCTGGCGGGGCATGGCGAAAAGAATCGTCAGGCAATACGGCAGTCCCGAAGCCATGCAGAAGGATATCGACGATGCTGTCAGGCGTGTTCTGGCCGAATTTCCTCCGTTGCGTCAATAA
- a CDS encoding CoA-binding protein has product MDIEKILATYRHIAIAGISDNPERPSNSIARYLMHAGYSIYPVNPSITEVFGMPCYPSLASLPEEMRKNVEIVTIFRKPSDVMPIVDQAIEIGAKVIWMQSGIVNEEARAKASGKGIDVVQNRCIAVEHQRLRG; this is encoded by the coding sequence ATGGATATAGAAAAAATACTTGCAACATACCGCCATATCGCTATTGCAGGGATTTCCGACAATCCCGAACGGCCGAGCAACAGCATCGCACGGTATCTGATGCATGCTGGCTATAGCATCTACCCGGTCAATCCCTCGATCACGGAGGTATTCGGCATGCCGTGTTACCCATCTCTTGCTTCGCTGCCTGAAGAGATGAGGAAAAACGTTGAAATCGTTACCATTTTCCGCAAACCTTCCGATGTCATGCCGATTGTCGATCAGGCAATTGAGATCGGCGCGAAGGTCATCTGGATGCAATCGGGTATCGTCAACGAAGAGGCTCGGGCAAAAGCGTCGGGAAAAGGCATCGATGTTGTCCAGAACCGCTGTATTGCCGTCGAACACCAGCGACTGAGGGGTTAA
- a CDS encoding D-alanine--D-alanine ligase family protein, producing the protein MPTHRVALIFGGQSTEHEISIISARAIANHIDTEAYELYPIYVGHDGAWFKGETAQKVLDLDMPAMLANTSADTIRERLREISFSDPRNRFLFDFSEEGIDVALPIIHGSTGEDGKIQGLLDMFSVPYTGCGVHASAMTMDKETTKICAEHAGLHIAPYTTIRKLRYQQDPQQVVSVILEEFTLPFFVKPASQGSSIGITKVHRPEELAAALEKAFMVDTKVLIEKTIEGREIEVAVLGNDSPVASVPGEVEPGGDFYDFTDKYINGKASLHIPARLPEEVLQKVSTEALKAYRALECRGMSRVDFFIEHATGKIILNEINTVPGFTGISMYPMMMDASGIDFSQLIDRLLQLALEKTLS; encoded by the coding sequence ATGCCTACTCATCGTGTCGCTCTTATTTTCGGTGGCCAGTCGACAGAACATGAAATTTCAATTATTTCCGCCCGAGCCATAGCCAACCACATCGACACGGAGGCTTATGAACTCTATCCTATCTATGTCGGACACGACGGCGCATGGTTCAAGGGAGAAACCGCGCAAAAGGTACTTGACCTCGATATGCCGGCGATGCTGGCAAACACATCTGCAGATACGATCCGTGAGCGCCTCAGGGAAATCTCCTTCAGCGATCCTCGCAACCGGTTTCTCTTCGACTTTTCGGAAGAAGGCATAGATGTAGCGCTGCCGATCATTCATGGCTCGACTGGCGAGGATGGTAAAATCCAGGGCCTGCTCGATATGTTCTCTGTCCCCTACACCGGCTGCGGCGTCCACGCCTCAGCAATGACCATGGACAAAGAGACCACAAAGATATGCGCTGAACATGCCGGACTTCATATCGCGCCGTATACCACCATCAGAAAGCTTCGGTACCAGCAGGACCCGCAACAGGTCGTATCGGTTATTCTCGAAGAGTTTACGCTTCCGTTTTTTGTCAAACCCGCAAGCCAGGGCTCATCAATAGGCATTACCAAGGTTCATAGACCGGAAGAGCTTGCTGCGGCTCTCGAGAAGGCATTCATGGTGGACACCAAAGTACTGATTGAAAAAACTATAGAAGGCAGGGAAATTGAAGTCGCCGTCCTCGGCAACGACTCCCCCGTAGCGTCAGTTCCGGGTGAAGTCGAACCGGGAGGGGATTTCTATGATTTCACCGATAAGTATATCAATGGAAAAGCCAGTCTGCATATTCCGGCAAGGCTGCCTGAAGAGGTTCTGCAGAAGGTCAGCACAGAGGCATTGAAAGCCTATCGGGCTCTTGAATGCAGAGGAATGTCGCGAGTCGACTTTTTTATCGAACACGCTACAGGGAAGATCATTCTCAACGAGATCAATACCGTTCCGGGCTTCACCGGCATCAGCATGTACCCGATGATGATGGATGCTTCAGGCATCGACTTTTCGCAGCTGATCGACCGGCTGCTGCAGCTTGCCTTGGAAAAAACATTGTCTTGA
- a CDS encoding TolC family protein, protein MTSASSRLSAIAFLLAFLIAPPIASAAQDEARKDSLSLSECIDIALERATGIKKAAYALRLQGSDVLKNYGQFLPRVSVNATYTPRSVNKSYITGTTPSSLVKTTTERVDLSLSTSLNIFNGLRDYAGLRASLQRKEAAELTLWQARQTIIYDITQSYYQVLLNRELLLIARENLSASEDLLQLTRRQYEIGLKPITDFYQQQAETASSELSVINAENNLRESRIELQRRLRTDPTQNIAIVGIDTASLDSLPEKADPDSLITIALNNRKDLKSASATAKAARWEITRSRAPHYPSLDLSFNLGTDGYAYYKYNGDVQSDTSPTLSDQLSDQISYSVALSLNWSIFDGFLTHYNIEQAKINYLNQKLDAGDLEQDIVLDVRLASDNYNAAQHQINVAQQSQKAAEQAFQTIQRKYELGAATFVEVQAARATLITARSDRTQSIYNLALQQNILDFTTGSIPLD, encoded by the coding sequence GTGACCAGCGCATCATCCAGATTGTCCGCGATAGCTTTTTTACTCGCGTTTCTCATCGCCCCTCCGATTGCTTCAGCGGCACAAGACGAAGCCCGAAAGGATAGTCTCTCTCTATCCGAATGCATCGATATCGCTCTCGAACGGGCAACAGGAATAAAAAAAGCAGCCTATGCGCTGCGGCTTCAGGGTTCGGATGTCCTGAAAAACTACGGCCAGTTTCTTCCCAGAGTATCGGTCAACGCCACCTATACCCCTCGTTCAGTCAACAAAAGCTACATAACCGGAACGACGCCATCCTCTCTTGTCAAAACGACAACGGAGCGTGTTGACCTCTCTCTTTCAACATCGCTCAATATCTTCAACGGATTGCGCGACTACGCCGGGCTTCGGGCATCGCTGCAGCGAAAAGAGGCTGCCGAGCTCACCCTCTGGCAGGCACGTCAGACAATTATCTATGATATCACACAGTCCTACTATCAGGTCCTGCTCAACCGAGAACTGCTCCTGATCGCCAGAGAAAATCTCTCGGCATCAGAAGATCTTCTTCAGCTTACCCGGCGTCAGTATGAAATCGGCCTCAAACCGATTACAGACTTCTACCAGCAGCAGGCCGAAACAGCCAGCAGCGAACTGTCTGTCATCAATGCTGAAAACAATCTCCGGGAGAGCCGTATTGAACTGCAGAGACGTCTCCGGACAGACCCGACTCAAAACATCGCCATCGTCGGCATCGATACCGCATCACTCGATTCGCTTCCCGAAAAAGCCGACCCTGACAGCCTCATCACCATAGCGCTCAATAACCGAAAAGACCTGAAAAGTGCCTCGGCAACGGCAAAGGCCGCCCGATGGGAGATCACCAGATCAAGAGCTCCCCACTATCCGTCACTCGACCTGTCGTTCAACCTCGGCACCGACGGCTATGCTTACTACAAATATAACGGCGATGTCCAGTCAGATACCTCCCCGACACTCTCCGACCAGCTCTCAGACCAGATCAGCTACTCAGTCGCCCTCAGCCTCAACTGGTCGATCTTTGACGGTTTCCTGACTCACTACAATATCGAACAGGCAAAAATCAACTATCTGAACCAGAAACTCGATGCTGGAGACCTTGAACAGGATATCGTGCTCGATGTGCGCCTTGCTTCTGACAACTACAATGCCGCACAGCATCAGATCAATGTTGCCCAACAAAGCCAGAAAGCCGCTGAGCAAGCCTTTCAGACCATTCAGAGAAAATACGAACTGGGCGCAGCAACCTTCGTCGAAGTACAAGCTGCCAGAGCAACCCTGATAACCGCGCGTTCAGACAGAACACAATCGATCTACAATCTCGCCCTTCAGCAAAATATTCTTGATTTTACCACCGGGTCCATACCGCTTGATTAA
- a CDS encoding efflux RND transporter periplasmic adaptor subunit, with the protein MPKKTSKNRRRNTLLIIAALIAAIGGAIGFWLANKERVIEVSTEKVFIKEVIHYVTATGKIEPEIEVNLSPDVSGEITELPVSEGEHVEKGTLLFKIQPDVYVNQVEQNRARLNLARSQRLEARARKLKSDDDFRKASMLYNEKLISQSDYLTAKTNAEAAAAIHDASISTINQNQSLLDQSLEQLNKTVVKSPIEGVIIALNSKLGERVVGTGQFPGTEVLRIANLDSMQVEVEVNENDIVNVNKGDSVIVSVDAYSDRTFKGLVREISNSAITQSAGTQEEVTNFSVKIRILNHDRLLKPGMSATADIETERVQDALVVPIQSVTLRTDNSSSESEQSDEQSSAETLSRNDSDSRQGVFVIESNTAHFRQVETGTTDNTHIVILEGLEPGDDVVSGSYTAITRQLTDGSRVKRKQKE; encoded by the coding sequence ATGCCTAAAAAAACCAGCAAAAACCGACGACGAAATACCCTGCTGATCATTGCCGCTCTTATTGCCGCCATTGGGGGCGCCATTGGCTTCTGGTTGGCCAACAAAGAGAGAGTTATTGAGGTATCAACTGAAAAAGTGTTCATAAAAGAGGTTATCCACTATGTCACCGCTACAGGAAAAATAGAACCCGAAATAGAAGTCAATCTCTCGCCGGACGTATCGGGAGAAATCACCGAGCTTCCGGTCAGCGAAGGCGAGCATGTGGAAAAAGGGACGCTCCTGTTCAAAATACAGCCGGACGTCTACGTCAACCAGGTCGAACAGAACAGAGCGCGCCTCAATCTCGCCCGTTCACAACGTCTTGAAGCCCGCGCGAGAAAACTCAAATCAGATGACGATTTCCGAAAAGCTTCAATGCTCTATAATGAAAAGCTCATCTCACAGAGCGACTACCTTACCGCGAAAACCAATGCCGAAGCGGCCGCTGCAATCCACGATGCATCGATCTCCACGATCAATCAGAATCAGAGCCTGCTCGACCAGTCCCTCGAGCAGCTCAACAAAACCGTTGTCAAAAGCCCCATCGAGGGTGTCATTATCGCGCTGAACAGCAAACTCGGCGAAAGGGTTGTCGGAACCGGGCAGTTTCCGGGCACCGAAGTGCTTCGAATCGCCAACCTGGACAGCATGCAGGTTGAAGTCGAGGTCAATGAAAACGACATCGTCAACGTCAACAAAGGCGACAGCGTCATCGTCAGTGTTGATGCCTACAGCGACAGAACATTCAAAGGTCTCGTCAGAGAGATATCAAATTCCGCCATTACACAGTCCGCAGGAACACAGGAAGAGGTCACCAACTTTTCCGTTAAAATCCGCATTCTGAACCATGACCGCCTGCTCAAACCCGGCATGAGTGCGACAGCCGACATTGAAACAGAACGAGTTCAGGACGCGCTTGTCGTTCCGATTCAAAGTGTCACGCTCAGAACCGATAACAGCTCCAGTGAGTCAGAGCAATCAGACGAACAGTCTTCTGCCGAAACCCTGTCACGCAACGACAGCGACAGCCGTCAGGGAGTGTTTGTCATTGAGAGCAACACCGCCCACTTCCGCCAGGTGGAGACCGGAACGACAGACAATACCCATATCGTCATCCTTGAAGGCCTCGAACCAGGCGACGATGTCGTATCGGGAAGCTACACTGCCATAACACGACAGCTCACGGACGGCAGCAGAGTCAAACGAAAGCAGAAGGAGTAA
- a CDS encoding ABC transporter ATP-binding protein — protein MDETLIRMRSLCRYYEMGDQQVRALDNIDLTFLRSEYVAIMGPSGSGKSTLMNIIGCLDTPSSGTYDLNGENVADMDDDELARIRNREIGFVFQTFNLLPRLNCLRNVELPLIYAGVDADERQQRALDALQRVGLGDRVSHKPTELSGGQIQRVAIARALINNPSIILADEPTGNLDTATSRDIMAIFSELSDSGNTILLITHEEEIAHYTRRIIRMRDGKIESDSTAQHQSQQGA, from the coding sequence ATGGATGAAACGCTTATTCGGATGCGCTCACTCTGCCGTTACTATGAAATGGGCGATCAGCAGGTCCGGGCGCTTGACAATATCGACCTGACCTTCCTTCGCAGTGAATACGTCGCAATCATGGGACCTTCCGGCAGCGGAAAATCCACCCTCATGAACATCATAGGATGCCTCGACACGCCTTCGTCGGGAACCTACGATCTCAACGGTGAAAATGTAGCCGATATGGACGACGATGAACTTGCACGAATACGCAACAGGGAAATCGGTTTCGTTTTTCAGACGTTCAACCTCCTGCCGAGACTCAACTGCCTGAGGAATGTCGAACTTCCGCTGATCTATGCCGGAGTCGATGCCGATGAACGACAACAGCGCGCTCTCGATGCCCTGCAACGGGTCGGACTTGGAGACAGGGTCTCCCATAAACCGACAGAACTCTCCGGAGGGCAGATTCAACGTGTTGCTATTGCCAGGGCATTGATCAACAATCCGTCGATCATCCTTGCCGACGAACCAACCGGCAATCTCGACACAGCGACAAGCCGCGACATTATGGCTATCTTCAGCGAACTTTCAGACTCAGGCAATACCATACTGCTCATCACGCACGAAGAAGAGATCGCACACTACACCCGGAGAATCATCCGCATGCGCGACGGAAAAATCGAAAGCGACAGCACAGCACAACATCAGAGCCAGCAGGGTGCATGA
- a CDS encoding ABC transporter permease — MKRFRHETYESMLMAIDQIRGNKTRSFLTALGVIIGIVSITMMGTAISGIDAGFEKSLSMLGYDVIYVQKASWSTMGQWWRYRNRPDLQTGYADRINRIISDNEESTLEIAVPQMSTYRASASHKERNLQQVFALGTTSDYLRTASGDLTEGRFFMPHESASAATVCVIGDDIAVGLFPNESALGKEIRLKNQKFRVIGVFKKQGKFLGLFSFDNQIIMPLGAFSKVYGSSMYVTMRIKMKENSQVADAKEEIRGIMRRIRRLPPGKNDNFAINEQQAFKSQLDPIKNGIAIAGIFITGMSLFVGAIGIMNITFVSVKERTREIGLRKALGARRSTILMQFLIESVTICLLGGLIGLLTSLSITIGIEQILPDFPVRFSMTLVLVSITVSVLTGIVSGLAPAVSASKLDPADSLRYE, encoded by the coding sequence ATGAAAAGGTTCCGGCATGAAACATACGAAAGCATGCTTATGGCCATCGACCAGATCCGGGGCAACAAGACACGATCGTTTCTCACGGCACTGGGAGTCATCATCGGTATCGTCTCAATCACCATGATGGGCACTGCGATCAGCGGGATCGATGCGGGATTCGAAAAAAGTCTCTCTATGCTGGGCTACGACGTCATCTATGTTCAGAAAGCCTCCTGGAGCACCATGGGACAATGGTGGCGCTACCGAAACCGCCCCGACCTGCAAACAGGATATGCCGACAGGATCAACCGCATCATAAGCGACAACGAAGAGTCCACTCTCGAAATCGCCGTTCCCCAGATGTCGACATACAGAGCTTCGGCAAGCCACAAAGAGCGTAATCTTCAGCAGGTCTTTGCCCTCGGAACAACCTCAGACTACCTCAGGACTGCCTCAGGAGATCTCACCGAAGGCAGATTTTTCATGCCGCATGAATCAGCAAGCGCCGCGACGGTCTGCGTTATCGGTGACGATATCGCCGTAGGGCTGTTTCCCAATGAATCTGCGCTTGGCAAAGAGATCAGGCTGAAAAACCAGAAATTCCGGGTTATCGGCGTCTTTAAAAAACAGGGGAAATTCCTCGGTTTGTTCAGTTTCGACAACCAGATCATCATGCCTCTCGGCGCGTTCAGCAAGGTCTACGGATCGAGCATGTATGTCACCATGCGCATCAAAATGAAGGAGAACAGCCAGGTGGCTGACGCCAAAGAGGAGATCAGGGGAATCATGCGTCGCATCCGAAGGCTCCCGCCGGGTAAAAACGACAATTTTGCCATCAACGAACAACAGGCATTCAAAAGTCAGCTCGACCCCATTAAAAACGGAATCGCTATCGCCGGTATTTTCATCACCGGCATGTCACTCTTTGTCGGAGCTATCGGGATCATGAACATCACGTTCGTCAGCGTCAAGGAGCGCACCAGAGAAATCGGATTACGTAAAGCCCTGGGCGCAAGGCGCAGCACGATCCTCATGCAGTTTCTGATTGAATCGGTCACCATCTGTCTTCTTGGAGGTCTTATAGGACTTCTGACATCCCTGTCAATCACCATTGGTATCGAACAAATCCTTCCGGATTTCCCTGTACGTTTTTCCATGACCCTGGTTCTGGTGAGCATTACGGTATCCGTTCTGACGGGTATCGTTTCAGGTCTTGCTCCCGCAGTATCAGCCTCGAAACTCGACCCTGCAGATTCTCTGCGCTATGAATAA
- a CDS encoding ABC transporter permease, giving the protein MKTRELVIQASTSLRSNLLRSWLTTMGVAVGVFSIIAVMTALQAIDQSVATGLSSLGANTFEIQKYPATFFGGHGRNRFINRPDITYDEGLTFKRLMQGKAKNIGLKISQSGNQAIYENRSTNPDVTLFGADENFAVANGFDIDTGRNLIENDILYSRNVIIIGHEIRNTLFPNGENPVGKSIRMNGEVYRIIGVFIKKGAAFGQSQDNLAAIPITRYIDHIDLKRSISITVEATSPKEYQATIDQSTGSMRVARGLAIREDNDFEFRTNESLVESFRDFQKTISIGAFIISFMALITAGVGIMNIMLVSVTERTREIGIRKSIGAPATSILRQFLLEALFLSLTGGLIGIILGIGAGNLVAMAFNLPPLIPWLWIVISIAVCSAIGVSFGIFPAYKAAGLNPVEALRSR; this is encoded by the coding sequence ATGAAAACACGGGAACTCGTCATACAGGCATCAACCTCGCTGCGATCGAACCTGCTGCGATCATGGCTGACCACCATGGGGGTCGCCGTCGGCGTTTTTTCCATTATCGCCGTGATGACGGCTCTTCAGGCCATTGACCAGTCGGTTGCGACAGGACTGTCGAGCCTTGGGGCCAACACCTTTGAAATCCAGAAATATCCTGCCACCTTTTTCGGGGGCCACGGACGAAACCGCTTCATCAACCGTCCCGATATCACCTATGATGAAGGCCTTACGTTCAAACGCCTCATGCAGGGAAAAGCCAAAAATATCGGACTGAAAATCTCTCAATCCGGCAACCAGGCGATCTATGAAAACCGCTCGACAAATCCCGATGTCACCCTGTTCGGTGCGGATGAAAACTTCGCTGTCGCTAACGGGTTCGATATCGATACGGGGCGAAACCTCATAGAAAACGACATCCTCTACTCAAGAAATGTCATCATCATAGGCCACGAGATCCGTAATACCCTTTTTCCAAACGGTGAAAACCCTGTCGGAAAATCAATCCGCATGAACGGAGAAGTTTACAGAATTATCGGTGTCTTTATAAAAAAAGGGGCTGCATTCGGTCAAAGCCAGGATAATCTGGCAGCCATTCCTATTACCCGCTACATCGATCACATCGACCTGAAGCGCAGCATCAGCATTACCGTCGAAGCCACATCGCCCAAGGAGTATCAGGCAACCATCGATCAGTCAACAGGATCAATGCGCGTCGCCAGAGGACTGGCCATCAGAGAGGATAACGACTTTGAATTCAGGACCAACGAATCACTGGTTGAATCGTTCAGAGATTTTCAGAAAACCATCAGCATTGGCGCATTTATCATCAGCTTCATGGCGCTGATTACGGCAGGAGTAGGCATCATGAATATCATGCTGGTCAGCGTCACCGAGAGAACCAGGGAGATCGGAATCCGTAAATCCATAGGCGCTCCGGCAACAAGCATTCTTCGCCAGTTCCTGCTCGAAGCGCTTTTTCTTTCACTGACGGGAGGCCTGATCGGGATCATCCTCGGCATAGGCGCAGGAAATCTTGTCGCCATGGCATTCAACCTCCCGCCCCTGATTCCATGGCTGTGGATCGTTATTTCAATCGCCGTTTGTTCCGCCATTGGCGTTTCTTTCGGTATATTCCCGGCATACAAAGCAGCAGGTCTCAACCCGGTTGAGGCCCTTCGCTCCCGATGA
- a CDS encoding phosphate-starvation-inducible PsiE family protein: MKKDSHHQSLKYHEEIPPEHDDRLISFLHRVIRFAVKILALLMVLVIIWGIGDVVHVLYIRLNQPPFLLLNINDLLETFGAFLAVLIAIEIFINIRLYLGTNIIPVKLVVATALMAISRKVIILDLDKLSADYLVGIAAVVLGLGLSYWVITKE, translated from the coding sequence ATGAAGAAAGACAGCCACCATCAATCGCTCAAATACCACGAAGAGATCCCTCCGGAACATGACGATCGGCTGATATCGTTTCTGCACAGGGTCATCCGTTTCGCCGTAAAAATACTGGCCCTGCTCATGGTGCTCGTCATTATCTGGGGCATCGGTGATGTCGTCCATGTTCTCTATATCAGGCTCAACCAGCCTCCGTTCCTCCTGCTCAACATCAACGATCTGCTTGAAACGTTCGGTGCATTTCTTGCCGTGCTTATCGCCATAGAAATTTTCATCAACATCCGTCTCTACCTCGGGACCAACATCATTCCGGTGAAGCTTGTCGTAGCGACAGCCCTGATGGCTATATCGAGAAAAGTCATCATTCTTGATCTGGACAAGCTGAGTGCCGATTATCTGGTCGGCATTGCTGCCGTAGTGCTTGGGCTCGGCCTCTCCTACTGGGTCATCACGAAAGAGTAG
- a CDS encoding DUF2515 family protein → MIRSKEAWKQLLEEKLPARERIVDRNRAITAHYAQLYLQCPELFKWSGMAAFASSQVGVALAFVELLETPSAMMKIRREDVPRQDMISLLGGMAGFIFRSLFSLPVSVFDSALRTLLLDDLNEIRTGNNSIYQDIAWAHAAYIEGGLSEIAANADEQEKELMLQGFSLIDRGAALLKAGDDAVLARSMIRDGNICLLRHEQLKTLYPVFNAISIPGRVVVSFGSELDFQGAAPPGVADRASFAEYSGYLETLTGARRVTDQDDRWNWIENNVLPVWNAIDSTYATSPHLERKLREMAGGNPSMLQQIARFASTMSFLPGLE, encoded by the coding sequence GAAGCAGCTGCTTGAAGAAAAGTTGCCTGCTCGCGAGCGTATTGTGGACCGTAACCGTGCCATTACAGCACACTATGCTCAACTCTACCTGCAATGTCCCGAACTTTTCAAGTGGTCCGGCATGGCAGCGTTCGCATCAAGCCAGGTTGGTGTGGCACTGGCTTTTGTCGAACTGCTCGAAACTCCCTCAGCGATGATGAAAATACGCAGGGAGGATGTGCCGCGACAGGATATGATCTCCCTGTTGGGCGGTATGGCGGGTTTTATTTTTCGCTCACTGTTTTCTCTTCCTGTCAGCGTGTTTGATTCGGCTTTGCGGACGCTGTTGCTTGACGATCTCAACGAGATCCGCACTGGAAACAATAGCATCTATCAGGATATAGCCTGGGCTCATGCAGCATATATCGAAGGGGGGCTCTCTGAGATTGCCGCAAATGCAGACGAACAGGAAAAGGAGCTGATGCTTCAAGGGTTCTCTCTCATCGATAGAGGGGCAGCTCTGCTCAAGGCGGGAGACGATGCAGTTTTGGCTCGCAGTATGATCCGTGATGGCAATATCTGTCTGTTGCGTCATGAGCAGCTCAAGACGCTCTATCCTGTTTTCAACGCCATCAGCATACCAGGGAGAGTTGTCGTGTCATTCGGCAGTGAACTTGATTTTCAGGGGGCCGCGCCGCCTGGCGTGGCTGACAGGGCATCGTTTGCAGAATATTCGGGTTATCTGGAGACGCTCACAGGCGCACGACGTGTGACCGACCAGGATGATCGCTGGAACTGGATTGAAAACAATGTACTTCCTGTATGGAATGCCATTGACAGCACCTATGCCACCAGCCCTCATCTTGAGCGAAAACTCAGAGAGATGGCCGGCGGTAATCCTTCCATGCTTCAGCAGATCGCACGGTTTGCATCGACCATGTCGTTTCTTCCGGGACTGGAATAA